A region of the Cricetulus griseus strain 17A/GY chromosome 7, alternate assembly CriGri-PICRH-1.0, whole genome shotgun sequence genome:
GTTTTCCTCcatgtgaatatctgtgttttcatccCTATTGATTTCCCATCCTGGGGTCTGGGTCTCACATCCCCAGTGGTCACAGTGAAACTGACCTTCAGTAATATATGTGGaccttttctgctgagtagacaTAATATTGTCTGCCCcagagttttctttctgtttccaccCAATGTCCAAGCATCCTcaggatatttttcctttttggggaACATAGAAGGTAACCCCTCTAGTGGACCATAGGATACAATTGTCCAATTTAAATTTGGGGGCTGAGACATAAGTTTCCTGTCTTATTTCAGAAATGATCTATCTTGTTTGGGTATTTGACAGACTCCAGAGATATAATTTGGGCTGGTAATGCCCCAGACAGTGTAATTCTGGTAGGCATGGGGCAAGCAATGTTatcattaagaaggttgagaaataAGTCTTTTATCTTTAGAAAGTCCTTGGGGTCTTGGTGAATTCTCCATCACCAGGCTCTTGCTTCTTGGGTTTCTTGAATAGATCCAAACTTAATCTGGGAGTGATGGATCCGAGGCTTGACGCTCTTGATCTTTGTGATTGTTGGGTGGTTAAGATCACAGTATGAGCGTCTTCCATCGAGGAGACATGGTCTCAGCATGATGTGGGATCCATAGGAAGTCACCAGGTATGAATGGGTGGGGTTGCAATGGTTGAGGTCGAAAGACATCTCTATCAATTCCTtggtgggaggagtggagggccTGGATAAACTGAAGCAGATGGTGGTTAGAAAGTCCAACCAGAGCCTCTTGGCTCAGTATGGGATGGAGATGGGgcgaggtgggggaggggagctccCATAAAGGATTTCAAAGGGTGTTAGTctgaaaaggtgtgtgtggggggtgttacAAGACCCAAGTAGGGCCATGGGAAGGAGCATGGTCCAGTCTGCACTAGTCTCCAGGGTCATTTTAGTCAAGGTTTCTACTCATCCTTTCTATCTGACCTGAACTTTGGAGTCTATAAGCACAATGAGTTTCCAGTCAATCCCCAACATTTTAACAATTCCCTGAGTAACCTGAGAAACAAAGGCAGGGCCATTATTGGACCCCAGGACCACAGCATCTCAAATTGGGGAATGATCTCTTCTTATAGATTTTTAGTCACTATCTGGGCAGTTTCCTTTTTGGTAGGAAATGCTTCAGTCCAGCCAGAGACTATATCAACCATAACCAGTAAATATTTAAAGTCAGACCTGCCAGGCCTTACCTTGGTGAAGTTGATTTCCCAAAACCTTCCAGGAGCTATACCCCTCTCTTTTACCTTGTCCTGTTTCTTTGTGAGTTTTGCGTTTGTTTGTTGCCAAGATAGGCAGTTGGTAGTAATATCCTGTAAAAGACTAGTTAGCTCAGGGATAAAATAGATGTGACTAAGCAGCAGCTGTCCTTTCCTAGGTGGGTCCCTTGGTGGAGCTGCAGGACCAAGTGTCTACCCATAGATCTTGGCCATCAGCTGTCTTTCTCCATTTTCGTCCTTGATACCCATTTTTGATCTGTCTCCAGGTATCCTCATCCCCAGGACCATATAGTGGGTCCTGGAGCAATCAGCTTGTTAGGCAGCTTCATCTGCTTTTTTgtttcccatttcttcctctgtCCTTTATGATGACTGGGGCAATGGGTAATTGCCACTTTATAAGAGCCCTCAAGGGCCTGGAGGAGGCCCAGAATCTCCTGCTTGTTTCTAATAGTCTTTCCCTGGCTGTCAGGAGTCCCTGATCTGAGTATATGCCCCCATGGATATGAGCTGTGGCAAAGGCTTGCCTGCTGTGGCTATAAATATTGACAGCTTTACATTTCCCCAGTAGTGGGGCTTCAGTGAACTTGATCAGCTCAGCCTTTTGTGCTGATGTGCTGGGTGGAAAGGCACTCTGCCACAAGACTGTCCAGTGTGACAACTGCTGCCCCCATTCGGCATTTGCCTTGTGCCATGTAACTGTGAACATTTCAATATGACATGAGATAGGAAACCCCCAACCCTGCACAGTCAGGTTGCCCAGGCCTATCTTGTAATTTGTCATTTTCTTACTGATTTGTAATGGCTTTCCTTGCTGCATTTTATAGTGGTGTTCATGTTTTTAAGTTAATCTCTGGCCATGGCTCATCCCTCAGGTCCGGCCATACACCCTAGGTTTGAGCCAGGATCTCCCAACAGTCATGTTGTGGCCTCTCTTGGGGCACTGGCAGGAGGGTTTAAGGCCAAAGACTATTGGAAGAGAATCCGAGGAGAGTTTAATAAGAGGGCTTGATAATGAGTCAAGTCAGGTGGTGGTCATCCAGGGGCCTGAAGGCCCATAAGCACAGTCTCAATTGAATGGGGGGTGGTGATGGCTAAAGTTTGGCCCATGGTAAGTTTGTTAGCATTCTTGACTAGTAGGGCAGTGGCCATGATAATTCGTAGGCAtggggagaccctgtttcaaaagagaaCGGTGAAAGGATGTGTCCACAAAATAAAACTACCTTTCCAAGTCAGGAAACAAGCATAAGCCTGTGGTCAGCTGGAAAGTTACCTGTATTCAGGGTTTTACACTAGAatcagggaggaggaaaggaacacAAGCAGAGGATCTGCTTTAGAGACAAAGTTTTGCTAATGTGTGTTTGTTCACCACGGTTAAAGTCTTGGGTTTTATTCTGTGATGTTTTGTGAGATGTACCCactaaatggaaacaaaaagtaaagatttGGCAGGACAGAAGTGAGCATTCTAGATCTGATCAATTTCAGTGCTGCCCATGGTCTCGTGTGAGGAAGACTTGCGTTTTGTCAGTGTAAAGCATCATTCCTTCAAAGAGGTTGGGATTTGGCTGAGATCCTTTAGCAGAACTTTCAAAATGTGTCTACATGATAAATTTTGATTATGAAACATACTTTAGCTGTTATTGGGTATTTAATAGACCCCTTTCTTGAAGGGATAATCTTGGAAGCCAGGGATGACCATGTGAAAATAATGTGTTCTTACCCAGTTCTGTTATGTAACAGGCACTGCCAGCAGCCATGGGGTTTCCTTGATGGTCCTTCATAGCAGCTGGTCAGCTTGAGTTTGGCCTCTAGCCTTATCTTCTGCATCTGTTTCTCAGTGAAGTATGGTTTGCTTTTCAGTATGACATGAAATGGGGAACCCCCAACCCTGCACAGTCAGGTTGCCCAGGCCTATCTTGTAATTTGTCATTTTCTTGCTGATTTGTAATAACTTTCCTTGCTGCAGTTTTATAGTGgtgttcatgtttttaaattctgTAATTACAATTGATAAGCTTTATTATATCTTCTTCCATATTCATTTCGGTAcccttgtttttaattcttttcatttgatTACTCAGCAAACCAGTCACTAAAGAAATTAGAGCCAGCCACTCTGTTAGACATTGAGCTGTAGTTAGAGTTATGACCTCGGGGAACTGACTTTCCAGTGGAGGAAAGACATAGTGAACATTTGACTGTATGTTGATGATATGTCTGCGCTGTATAGATGCTTGATTGTACATTTGGGGGTATGCTGCACATGATGTGAAGATTTCAGGCCTGGCTCCCTGTTTTCTACAAGTTTGAAGGCCTTACTTTCTGGGTTCTTAGGTCTCGTTTACAGACGCAACAGAAACTGAGCTCCCATACTTTCCATTTGGGATTTTAGCTAATTCCTAACTTGCGACCCTTGGGAGCTCAGCTATGCCCAGCAGAAAGGTTTCCAGTTATCTGTCATATACTAGGAAGTAAATGCCTTAAGTTAGAGTCTGCTTTTCTCCTCTGCCATTGTGTTTCAGGAAGTGCTGTAGATGACCTCAGTTGACTAAGCAAAGTTTCAGTATAGCAAAAATTCGAGGATGTTTCAGGTAGCCAGTTTTAGTTCTGTAGACTTTCCTGAGTTTCCCTGGGTTTgtattagggtttctgttgtgaagagacaccatgaccacagaaacttataagggaaaacatttaagtgggctggcttacagttcagaggtttagtccattatcatcatggcacgcaggcagacgtggtgctagagaagaagctgagaattGTACATCTTGATacgaaggcaacaggaagtgaattgagacactgggcatgacttaagcatatatgagaactcaaagcccacccctacagtgacaccctaacttccaacaaagccatagcTATTCCAACcaagccacacctaatagtgccactccctagagcttatggggaccaattacattcaaactgccaccaGGTGGGAGTTAAGACCTGGGGAGGGACTGCTGTGCTCGTGTTTTCTTAGAGATAACCTTTTACTAATGGAACTTCTATACTTACTTTATAGATGTGGATTATTGCTGTGGCACTTCCTCAGATTCCTATTTAACCCACTTTTCTATGCTAATATAGTGTATATCCTGAGCTACTCTGTATATTTGAGAATTCCctttgcttatattttaagtataggcTTCTATAACAAATCTTGGTTTCTTCATATACTGGCTTTTAGTAGCATATGTTTTTCTATGATTAGACATAATATGTGGAAGATATAATTGAAGTTTGGAGAAATGAATATGCTCCTCATATTTCAAATGACCCTCTGGACTCTTATAAATGGCCTGAACTTCTTACtcagtttttattaaattatctgattatttttcttgtctAACTTAGCAGTTCCTATATTCCAAAGAATCATGCTTCAGTAAATAATTTTGTGGAGCTTTAGAGTTGGCTCTATGGTTCAGAAGCCTGTccgctctttcagaggacctgggttccattcctagcacccacatcagtaactccagctccaagagatctggtgcctttcttctgcctctggaggcaccaggcacgcatgtgatgcacagacatatgcatgcaggcaaaacacctatattcataaataaaataaaaataattaaaatgtttttcttggaAAAGAAGTCCTTTTGGGCCAGTGAAATAACTCGGAAGGTAAAGGCAGCTGCTTGAAGACTTGGTTTCAGCACTGGGCCTCAacagatgaaaggagagaagccCACACACTGCGCTGCCATTACAAGCATGGGCCCccataaataagtgtaattttttaaaattgttaagcCAATTCTGTACATTGTGTGAAATTTTCTCTTGAAGCAGGCAGAGAaaccttttcattatttttttttgaacttCTTTTATGgtgcattttctctgtccatctgtctgtctctctctccctctctttcattttgagacagggtttttacaTAGCCTTGGCTTTCCAGGAACTCattatggccttgaactcacagggattctcctgcctctacttcctgagtgctgggattttaaaggtgtgcatcaccaatgcccagctagagTGCCTTATCATTTGTCCCTctttcacatctttttttttttctcttttttaaaataatttatttttattttatatacactggtgttttgcttgaatgaatgtctgtatgagggcattggatcccttggaataggagttagagacagttgtgagctgtcatgtcgttgctgggaattgaaccaggttttctccagcccccaagtgtctcttccttccttccttgcttccttcctcgcTTCTTAGTATCTTAAATGTTGATGATCACAAACACTTCTGGCTTCTCTTCATTGTAGACTTACATTGCTGAGTATGTTATTGTTTTGACTTCTGTTCCCTGAGGATGATGCTTGGACAATGAAAATTCTTCTCACCCAGTTGACCGTAACTTGAAATTTTTTTGATCAATATTAAGTACTTTCACTTCCCAGGGTATGAAGTATTCATCAGCACTGAACTTGTAAAGCCACTCATCCAAAAAGTGGAACAGTAGAGGCTGTAAGTCATCTCCCTGGGTTTCTACTTCTACTGTTTGGAGGGGTTTCACAGTTTTAGTTTCTATCATGTGACCAAACATGGCCATGGCACACTGTTCAAATGCTTCCTCCAGAGTATCTCCCCATGCATACAACTGGACATCAGCTGTATGATCCAAATATTCATACTTTTGATTGGCTGGAAGATACTTGTCCTTGATCGCCTTCTGTTCCTCCATCAAATTGTAATCTCTACCATCTTCCTCTTCTTGAGCCATGATTGCAGACTTCAGGACCCCACATCCCCTCCTTCACATCTTTAAAgctttattatttaatttgttcacttttttttcttttttctttctttttttttcaagacagagtttctctgtgactttggaagctgtcctgaaactagtagacgaggctggtctcggactcacagagatctgcctgcctttgcctcccgagtgctgggactaaaggcatgtgccaccactgcctggctaatttaTTCAcgtttaaaaagatttatttaattttatatgtatgactgTCCTGTATTTAAGTAAGTGTACTGTTTGTATGCCTGGTGTCTGGAGAGGCCAGAAAAAAAGCTCCAcattcctgggactggagttatggctggttgtgagccaccatatggaggctaggaaccaaacctgggtcctctgcaagagcagccagtgctctcaaccactgtgccctctcttaaccactgtgccctCTCTCCAGTTctgatttgctttatttttaattgtgtgcatgcatgtgtatgtgtgtacatgtgtgtgatgtataattgtgtatgtacacacacacacatacatgtctgTGTCTAGTTATGTGCATGTGATTTTTTAGGTGCCCTCAGATTCTAGAAGAGGGTATTgatcacttggagctggagtgagctgcccagtgtgggtgctgggaactcagaaTGTGTCAtgaatgtaaaatgtatttttaaaacattttttagaaaatattccaAGCATTTTACCTCATTAGTTGTACTTTCTGCCCCCTCTCCTTTACGTGTAACAGTAATCACTTTGCCCTAGAATTGCTTGTcactttgttcttttatttttatggcttATCATATGCTTGTTTGGTATAGGAttcagagccttgcacatgctaggcaagtgcccagTTCTCTGTCTggtcttttaaagttattttgatgtattttatAGTTGTATGATCTAAAAAGACTATTTAGACAacacagaaacatttaaagaaagtttagctgggcatggtaggacatgtctgtaatcccagcattcaggaggtttGCAAGCTGTAGGCCTGtctcagggaaggaagggaggtgagGGTGGGAATGGGAGGGTTGCATGTATGGCCATGCCCCAAGTTTTTCTCTTGGGTTCTGGCATTAGAACTCCAGTCTTCATACTTGTCCAGCATACACTCTTAgctactgggccatctctccaaatcACTCCCTACTTCAGTatatgagacaaggtttcatgacTTCCATGCTAACCTCACTACGTAGCTGAGGGTGACTCTccttattctctgacctccacttccaagtgcttggattataggtgtgtgctatcaAACCCAGACTGTACTATGCTGGGGATGAACACAGGGCTTCATGGAAAATAGGCAATCTTTCTACCAAAAGAGCTCTATCTAGCCTTGCCCTCAAAAGTTGTtattgacttttgtttgtttttttgagacagggttcctctgtagcttcaaaggctgtcctggaattcgctctgtagaccaggctgggctcaaaccatagagatccacctgtctctgcctcatgagtgttgggattaaaggtgtgcaccaccattgcccagcctaTTATTGACCTTTTATAATTAAGCAAATTATTTTAGATTTGtgctttttaaacttcattttttttaactctcaCTATTTCATTACTCAGATGACTATGCTCATCCACCACAGCTGCATTGTTTTATTTGAACTATCTCTTCAGTAACTGATCATAGTGTTACTTAGTAACAtactatttttaacattttgtatGCCATTTGTCAATTTCCTGAAAACCTTAGAAGATGGAGAAGGAATGATAGCTCTGCTGGTAAATTTAAGTGAACATCTTCAGGTGCTGTCTGATAGTTTTCATGCCTAAAATTAGCTAATAAGCCAAGACTGGTTGCTCATGCCTGTATCTTTATCCTTGGAAGGCTGAGATAGGATTTAtagaagtttgaggccaatctaggCTATAGGAAAAACACCCATCAAGCAGCCTGTTTCTAGTTCTTTGTGAGCTTGGAATTATTCTCACTCATCATGTCTCCTACATTATTCTGAGGTCTTGTAAAGCTGATACTAGGCCCTGTTTTCTAGATCTGCAGCCTCATGCTCTTCGTGTGGTATCAGAGGTATGAAGTTTGAAGTCAGTTCACAGCCCAGCCCTTATTCTTGGGCAATTGGCTTATGTCCTTTAAATTTGGTTTGAGATTAAATTTGACTTGAGACCATTTCAGAATTCCAAGTATTCTTGGTTTCTTACTGCATTGTTTTcttatgtaacagccctggctgtcctggaactcactctgtagaccaggctggcctcagactaacagggatctacctgcttctgcctcctgagtgctgggattaaaggtgtgctccaccaacccCAGCTACTTAATCATTTGATTACTAGtttccagttttaaaatattcaatatttgaATTGATCTGTGAACTCTTTATTCAGAATGGGGGTAGGGTGTTCCATGATTTCAGACAGcctaatttgtcttttttttttttttttttttgttatttaattggTTCATTCAAACAGTTTCCTGTAGTTAGGAGTTTACCTAAGTGACCGGAGACATTCAGTGGAACCTGGTGGCCACAATGAAGAAGttgattggctttttttttttttttttcacctttgtAAATAACTGTTTCATTCTcatgcttttatttctctcttagtGGAAGAGAAAGCCAATACCTACCTCCTCCTTGGCATGTGCTTAGATTCTTGTGCACGCTACCTGCTCTTCTCCAAGCAGCTATCGCAAGCACAGAGGATGTATGAGAAAGCCCTGCAGATTTGTCAAGAAATACAAGGAGaaagacacccacaggtaaaggGGGAAAGCGTTTCTGAGGAACAATGCATgtaagccaggcctggtggtacaggTACTCTGAAGGATGGGCCTTAAGGTCACAGGTTCAAGGCTGCCTGGCCAAGTTAGTGAGATCCCATGtcaaaagcagaaaaagacaaaGGGTGGGTATATTTCAGTGGTGGAGAGTTTGCCTAGCATTGGTGAGGCTCTAGATTCAGTGGCTAATATCAGTTATGGGTATAGCCAGACTGAACTGTGTTGTGAGGGTATAAAGGATTGTATGCAGTCTGCTCACTTTCTTTCCACCAGCTTTCACTATTCCCAACTACTTATTTCAAAAAGGGTTTGAGATTGCTCATCACTGGCTCTGCATAGACCCTTTTTGTATGAGTCATGGTTTACACCGTAGTCTTACTACAAGATAGGTCTAACCCAGTGTCTGCTTTCAGAGCTTCAGAATATGCAGCCTCATGTTTCACAGTGGTTTGCAGACTCCATGCTGGGGGACTAGCTTTGTACTGGCCTGAATCTCCCCACACCAATTAGAAGCAACACCATAACTACTGCATTACAGTCAGAAACTTGTAAGTAAATGTTAGTTAACATATGAGTATCTTTGCCTCCTGTGTAACTGGGAGGTGAGGAAAtagggacttaaaaaaaaatttttttttcaactgggcagtggtggctcacgcctttaatcccagcactcaggaggcagaaacagacagacagacagacagacagacagacagacagacagacagacagaccgacctacctctgtgaatttgaggccagtttggtctacagaatgagttccaggacagccagaactacacacagagaaaccctgtctctttccaccccccaaaaaatttttggctgggcattggtggctcattcctttaatcccagcactcgggaggcagaggcatgtggatctctgtgagttggaggccagcctggtctgcagattgagttccaggacaggctccaaaacaatacagagaaaccctgtcacaaaaaaacaaaacaaaaaaattttttttggcaGGACTAGGAATTAAATCCAGGGCTTCATAATTTCAAGGCAAGGGCTCTACTACTGATCcttaaaaaacaacttttaaaaccaCTATTACAGAATGTATAATTTTTCATAGCAGGCAAAACAAAGCCTTGCTAGAAAACTAAACACAGAGTTGAGATCATCTCTGCTTCTATGGTAAAATACATCCTTAGGGTGAGGAGAGGGTGCTTTGTCTGAATGTCTGCAACCCACCATACAAACAAATGAGACTGAACATGGAAAGCTAGGACTTAATGCAGAGAGCCTGAATGGTAGGTCATCGGGGACCAGTAACAAGCAAACTTGAAATTCAGAGCACAGGCTACCTCTTTCTCCGTTTCCAAGTTTTAATGAGACCCTCCATAATACAGGAGATCTGTTTCTTCTCAGTCCAGAGCAGAATGTCCTGTTCCCTTTCTGAGTCTTCATCATTACTCACCACAGTATGGGACTGATATGGTCTGTAGTACAGTATGGATCAACAGATGCCTACAGTTCACCCTCTCATTTTGTAGAGTCCTAATGAagactgggtgggtgggtgtgtgggtgtgtgggtgtgtgggtgggtgtgtgcgcgcgcgcctgCTCTCCTGTGTGACAAACTTCAGGCTAATGCTCTGTGTAAGTGTATTTGTAAAGAAAaggctgctttctttttctagacCATTGTGCTGATGAGTGACTTGGCTACTACTCTGGATGCACAGGGCCACTTTGATGACGCctacatatatatgcagagggcatcagatctggcGAGAGAGATCAATCACCCTGAGCTGCATATGGTGCTCAGCAATCTGGCTGCCATCTTGATCCACAGAGGTAGGTACAGGGGAAACAGACTGCCTTCTCAGGTTATTGCTGGGCTTTGAAGTGAAACAGTTTGGGGGAGGGCAAATGACTATGAGGAAAACCCTAAATCAGTAAGGTTCTCAACCCCATTGGGGGTTAAACAACCCTTTacaggggtcacctgagaccattggaaaacacaggtatttacatcaTAACTTgaaacagtagcagaattacagttatgaagtagcagtgaaagtaatttggggggggggcggtcaccacaacatgaggaactgtattaaagggtcacagcattagaaggttgaaaaccactgctctaagttAAAAGGCTAGCTAAATAAGGGCAGAAAATGCATGTGTTAATGTACTCTTGCTGTATTCACACCATTTCCTTATCTCTGCACACTTTGCAGTGATAGGTTCTTGTCTCTATAGTGCTTTTCAGATTCTTAAGTTGTTTTACAGGTACAGTTCCTCAGTGCTCTGAAGCCTCACTATAATAACAGTTTCCTGCCATTCCATATTATTCAGGGCTTCACCTGAAGTGTCCATAAACGTGGGATTATAGGTCTCTATTGCATGCACAATTGTGAAACCTTTGGCCAAGGGGGAGCCCACCATCATAAAGGGCATTAGTGACTCCACAGAACTAAGTCCCCTAGAGCTGATACCTACTCCAAGTTCCATCTTCTCGAAACCATAACAAGGCAACACTAGATGTTATTCAAGAATTGGACACAAGTCCTCACTAGTAGTGGTTTCCCTTTAGTcactttgaaaacacattttcttctcccctttctttggGTTATTTTAGAACgatacacacaagcaaaagagATCTACCAGGAAGCACTGAAGCAAGCAGAGCTGAAAAGAGATGAGGTTTCTGTA
Encoded here:
- the LOC100752194 gene encoding protein archease-like, translated to MAQEEEDGRDYNLMEEQKAIKDKYLPANQKYEYLDHTADVQLYAWGDTLEEAFEQCAMAMFGHMIETKTVKPLQTVEVETQGDDLQPLLFHFLDEWLYKFSADEYFIPWEVKVLNIDQKNFKLRSTG